From a single Halorussus limi genomic region:
- a CDS encoding glycosyltransferase family 4 protein — protein sequence MSSDIHPEVPGGLGLHVHSLSEKQAEMGHDVTVLTSDHGDRSLPRTEVRDGYALKRHREVARPVDNSIVPGVAKSLWDLADEYDVVHAHSHLFFSSNVAAAMAALTDVPLVVTNHGLFSQSANQTVQEAYLYTVGRKTFDAAERVFCYSETDRDRLQSYGVETPVSVVRNGIDCTRFRPVEASQSDEGREESERGGDGDTLLFVGRLKPGKGVRVLLRAMAELGEEFPDATLRIVGDGPLRESLEEYAAECGVADRVTFTGWLSQDRLPEEYGEATVFVLPSLNEGFPRTVLEALACETPVVTTDLPQLESVLDGVGLTVPPKSPDLLASAVGELLADDERRERMAAEGRSLVAERYSWDRTVEETTATYYDVLGVEPPRDARTLPEGSVQHR from the coding sequence GTGAGCAGCGACATCCACCCGGAGGTCCCCGGCGGACTCGGCCTCCACGTCCACAGCCTCTCGGAGAAGCAGGCCGAGATGGGCCACGACGTGACGGTTCTGACGTCCGACCACGGCGACCGGTCGCTCCCGCGCACCGAAGTCCGGGACGGCTACGCGCTGAAGCGCCACCGCGAGGTGGCGAGGCCCGTGGACAACAGCATCGTGCCGGGCGTCGCGAAATCGCTGTGGGACCTCGCCGACGAGTACGACGTGGTTCACGCCCACTCGCACCTGTTCTTCTCGTCGAACGTGGCCGCGGCCATGGCCGCGCTGACCGACGTACCGCTGGTCGTCACCAACCACGGCCTGTTCTCGCAGTCGGCGAATCAGACGGTGCAGGAGGCGTACCTCTACACCGTCGGCCGGAAGACGTTCGACGCGGCCGAGCGGGTGTTCTGCTACTCCGAGACCGACCGCGACCGACTGCAGTCCTACGGGGTCGAGACCCCGGTGTCGGTCGTCCGGAACGGCATCGACTGCACGAGGTTCCGGCCGGTCGAAGCAAGCCAGAGCGACGAGGGGAGGGAAGAAAGCGAACGCGGAGGCGACGGCGACACGCTGCTGTTCGTCGGGCGACTGAAACCCGGCAAGGGCGTCCGGGTCCTCCTGCGGGCGATGGCCGAACTGGGCGAGGAGTTCCCCGACGCGACGCTCAGGATAGTCGGCGACGGCCCGCTCCGGGAGTCGCTCGAGGAGTACGCCGCCGAGTGCGGCGTGGCCGACCGCGTGACCTTCACCGGGTGGCTCTCGCAGGACCGACTCCCCGAGGAGTACGGCGAGGCCACCGTCTTCGTCCTGCCGAGTCTGAACGAGGGGTTCCCGCGGACCGTCCTCGAAGCGCTGGCCTGCGAGACCCCGGTCGTGACCACCGACCTGCCGCAGCTCGAATCGGTCCTCGACGGAGTGGGCCTGACCGTGCCGCCGAAGTCGCCGGACCTGCTGGCGTCCGCGGTCGGCGAACTGCTGGCGGACGACGAGCGCCGCGAGCGCATGGCGGCCGAGGGTCGCTCGCTCGTCGCCGAGCGCTACTCGTGGGACCGGACCGTCGAGGAGACGACCGCGACGTACTACGACGTGCTGGGCGTCGAACCGCCGCGCGACGCCCGCACGCTTCCCGAAGGGAGCGTGCAGCACCGATGA
- a CDS encoding glycosyltransferase family 2 protein — translation MGVLPSGPQRAERNRRDTRPAVGLIATESNKESIERAIRRASDLGYEVFVAPGCEESAELVRQLDGTVVRPHESDGDHKVDDLRVALAAAARDAEFPGLILSEESTGRIDYTRSISTFRERDSYVVPAVDLESAHARETDPIVAGIPAYNEGETIGQIVDMTTEYVDEVVVVDDGSADRTAEEAKREGAVVIRHSANRGKGAALRSLLDYAERRSCSALVLLDGDGQHLPRDIPTVVQPVLDGDADVVIGSRYLRQGMGTETPLYRRLGQRVLDQSISFLFGVSVSDTQSGFRALSPEAVEDITIRTNGMAVETEMLDAANRNDLTIAERPIRVQYDVRNGQTYNPVRHGVTVLGRIVQLVARGLLNQSSREGTDDRGRARDAGTPTEGERAARRRERAVALGNGRTPGESDMPADGGRAPMPGDASGDNQSADEREQPQR, via the coding sequence ATGGGGGTACTACCATCAGGCCCACAGCGTGCCGAGCGTAATCGACGCGATACGCGTCCGGCCGTCGGTCTGATAGCGACTGAGTCGAACAAGGAGTCAATCGAGAGAGCGATACGGCGGGCCAGCGACCTCGGCTACGAGGTCTTCGTCGCGCCCGGGTGTGAGGAGTCGGCCGAACTCGTCCGGCAACTGGACGGGACCGTCGTCCGACCGCACGAGAGCGACGGCGACCACAAGGTCGACGACCTGCGGGTCGCGCTGGCTGCTGCCGCGCGCGACGCCGAGTTCCCCGGACTTATACTCTCCGAGGAGTCTACCGGCCGAATCGACTACACGCGAAGTATCTCGACGTTTCGAGAGCGCGACTCGTACGTCGTCCCCGCTGTCGACCTGGAGTCTGCGCACGCGCGGGAAACCGACCCTATCGTCGCGGGCATCCCGGCGTACAACGAGGGCGAGACGATAGGACAGATAGTAGACATGACGACCGAGTACGTCGACGAAGTCGTCGTCGTGGACGACGGGAGCGCCGACCGGACCGCGGAGGAGGCGAAACGGGAAGGCGCAGTCGTCATCCGTCACTCCGCGAACAGAGGGAAAGGTGCCGCCCTGAGGAGTCTGCTCGACTACGCCGAGCGGCGGTCGTGTTCCGCGCTCGTCTTGCTCGACGGCGACGGACAGCACCTTCCCCGAGACATCCCCACCGTCGTTCAACCGGTCCTCGACGGCGACGCCGACGTGGTCATCGGGAGCCGGTACCTCCGGCAGGGGATGGGGACCGAGACGCCGCTCTACCGGCGTCTCGGCCAGCGAGTCCTCGACCAGAGCATCTCGTTTCTGTTCGGCGTCTCGGTCTCGGACACACAGAGCGGGTTCCGGGCGCTCTCCCCGGAGGCCGTCGAGGACATCACCATCCGGACGAACGGGATGGCCGTCGAGACAGAGATGCTAGACGCCGCGAACCGCAACGACCTGACCATCGCGGAGCGCCCGATACGGGTACAGTACGACGTTCGCAACGGCCAGACGTACAACCCGGTCCGCCACGGAGTGACCGTCCTCGGGCGCATCGTCCAGTTGGTGGCCCGAGGTCTGCTGAACCAGTCGTCCCGCGAAGGGACCGACGACCGGGGCCGGGCGCGCGACGCCGGGACCCCGACGGAGGGAGAGCGCGCGGCCCGGCGGCGCGAGCGGGCCGTCGCGCTGGGTAACGGGCGAACGCCGGGGGAGAGCGATATGCCGGCGGACGGCGGGCGAGCGCCGATGCCGGGCGACGCGAGCGGAGACAACCAGAGCGCCGACGAGCGAGAGCAGCCACAACGATGA